One window from the genome of Trabulsiella odontotermitis encodes:
- the osmY gene encoding molecular chaperone OsmY, which translates to MIMIKLKNSKTLLAVMLGTAVMSGSVLAESTTSKAGSAADNAGQKIDSSMNKVGNFMDDSAITAKVKAALVDHESIKSTDISVKTEKSVVTLSGFVESQSQAEQAVSVAKGVEGVASVSDKLHVRDSKSQSVKGYAGDAATTSEIKAKLLADDVVPSRKVKVETTDGVVQLSGTVESQAQSERAESIAKAIDGVKSVKNDLKVQ; encoded by the coding sequence ATCATAATGATAAAACTGAAAAATTCGAAAACTCTGCTGGCAGTGATGCTGGGTACTGCCGTGATGAGCGGTTCCGTGCTGGCTGAATCAACGACCAGCAAAGCGGGATCCGCTGCGGATAACGCAGGGCAAAAAATCGACAGTTCGATGAATAAGGTCGGAAATTTCATGGATGACAGCGCAATCACGGCGAAGGTGAAAGCCGCGCTGGTCGATCATGAATCGATTAAGAGTACCGATATCTCCGTTAAGACTGAGAAGAGCGTCGTCACCCTGAGCGGGTTCGTTGAAAGCCAGTCTCAGGCCGAACAGGCGGTGAGCGTCGCCAAAGGTGTTGAAGGCGTTGCTTCCGTCAGCGACAAACTGCACGTCCGCGACAGCAAATCACAATCGGTGAAAGGCTATGCGGGTGATGCGGCGACCACCAGTGAAATCAAGGCCAAACTGCTGGCTGATGATGTCGTTCCGTCGCGCAAAGTGAAAGTTGAAACCACCGATGGGGTGGTGCAACTGTCCGGGACGGTGGAGTCCCAGGCGCAAAGTGAGCGCGCGGAAAGCATCGCCAAAGCGATCGATGGCGTGAAAAGCGTCAAGAACGATCTCAAAGTGCAGTAA
- a CDS encoding DUF1328 domain-containing protein: protein MFRWGIIFLVIALIAAALGFGGLAGTAAGAAKIVFIVGIILFLVSLFMGRRRP, encoded by the coding sequence ATGTTTCGTTGGGGCATTATCTTCCTGGTTATCGCGTTAATTGCCGCCGCGCTGGGCTTTGGTGGTCTGGCCGGTACAGCGGCAGGTGCGGCAAAAATCGTCTTTATCGTCGGTATCATCCTGTTCCTGGTCAGTCTGTTTATGGGACGCCGGCGTCCATAG